The proteins below come from a single Saccharopolyspora sp. SCSIO 74807 genomic window:
- a CDS encoding MCE family protein, with amino-acid sequence MSRKSRIVAVACAVALLIAGGWYTLLRPQRVHTVSADFATVDGIYPGNKVQVLGVPVGVVRSLQPRGPVVRVTMQVEPEVSIPAGAQAYILSPALISDRFVELGPGYTGGPKLPEAAVIPAERTHSPIRWDQLMSSLDTVVGAFGPDGLNKGGDLGSTLHQAATAVDGKGPQVREAIDRLARATDVVAGNREELAGLIGDLDVLVRTLTEHRATVDSLSANVQQAGQDYGAQRLDLNRTIGRLSRALTEVDELVREHGDEITGSVHDLAGTTGQVAAQREALGEVMTMLPLVFGNFSRAVTEDERLRIRLNISSNLSQFPATARLCDRIPVPLCSGPGIVNPIPFPPDLDPLRALAGKQGGGG; translated from the coding sequence ATGAGCCGGAAATCGCGAATCGTGGCCGTGGCGTGCGCGGTGGCACTGCTGATCGCCGGTGGCTGGTACACGCTGCTGCGGCCGCAGCGGGTGCACACCGTATCGGCGGATTTCGCTACTGTGGACGGAATCTACCCGGGCAACAAGGTCCAGGTGCTCGGTGTTCCGGTCGGAGTGGTGAGATCGCTGCAGCCGCGCGGGCCGGTCGTCCGGGTGACCATGCAGGTGGAGCCGGAAGTCAGCATCCCGGCGGGCGCGCAGGCGTACATCCTGAGTCCGGCTTTGATCAGCGACCGGTTCGTGGAACTCGGTCCCGGCTACACCGGCGGGCCGAAGCTGCCCGAAGCCGCGGTGATCCCGGCCGAGCGAACGCACTCGCCGATCCGCTGGGACCAATTGATGTCCTCACTGGACACCGTGGTCGGCGCGTTCGGCCCGGACGGGCTCAACAAGGGTGGCGACCTCGGTTCGACGCTGCACCAGGCGGCCACCGCGGTGGACGGCAAAGGCCCGCAGGTGCGCGAAGCGATCGATCGGCTCGCCCGCGCGACCGACGTGGTCGCCGGGAACCGGGAAGAGCTGGCCGGGCTGATCGGCGATTTGGACGTGCTGGTGCGCACCCTGACCGAGCATCGCGCCACAGTGGACTCGTTGTCCGCGAACGTGCAGCAGGCCGGCCAGGACTACGGCGCGCAACGGCTCGACCTCAACCGCACCATCGGACGGCTTTCCAGGGCGTTGACCGAAGTGGACGAGCTGGTCCGGGAGCACGGCGATGAGATCACCGGCAGCGTGCACGACCTGGCGGGCACCACCGGTCAGGTCGCCGCGCAGCGGGAGGCGCTCGGCGAGGTGATGACGATGCTGCCGCTGGTGTTCGGCAACTTCAGCCGTGCGGTCACCGAGGACGAACGGCTCCGGATCCGGCTGAACATCTCCAGCAACCTTTCGCAGTTCCCCGCCACGGCACGGCTCTGCGACCGGATTCCGGTGCCGTTGTGCTCGGGACCGGGCATCGTGAACCCGATTCCGTTCCCGCCCGACCTCGATCCGCTGCGCGCGCTGGCCGGCAAGCAGGGAGGTGGCGGATGA
- a CDS encoding MCE family protein: MSKAVKASAVLIAVLLTSSCGLSLHNLPLGRAAGGDSYRVTAVFDDVSNLPIGGAVRVGQATVGKVNQLSTRDFKAFVVLDLDKNVPLPRDTAARLELTSALGEQFVALEPGPDPHPLGEGDRLTETSRGPDLENTLAALGTVLGGSGLDQARTVVTELNTAIGGRERKVRDLLHRLDELLTEVDSHRAEFDTTIDSLHRLSAETAANTPLLESALRDLDPAVQTLLSQRGQFEQLLSKVTELGRSSDAVVREAGPAFTRQLDQLRPVLDSLAGFNGDVAGTLDQLRLFQQRLGGAIPGDYLNLDGTLDVAGTLVPLLTGRNPPLPPGSPAAPTPPGDATGLLSGGTR, from the coding sequence ATGAGCAAGGCGGTCAAGGCCTCCGCCGTGCTGATCGCGGTGCTGCTGACGAGCTCGTGCGGCCTGAGCCTGCACAATCTGCCGCTCGGCCGTGCAGCCGGGGGAGATTCCTACCGCGTGACGGCGGTGTTCGACGACGTGTCGAACCTTCCGATCGGGGGAGCGGTCCGGGTCGGCCAAGCCACGGTGGGCAAGGTCAACCAGTTGTCCACAAGGGACTTCAAGGCGTTCGTGGTGCTGGATCTGGACAAGAACGTCCCGCTGCCCCGCGACACCGCGGCGCGCCTGGAGCTGACTTCCGCGCTCGGTGAGCAATTCGTCGCGCTGGAACCGGGACCGGATCCGCACCCGCTCGGCGAAGGCGACCGGTTGACCGAGACCTCGCGCGGCCCGGACTTGGAGAACACCTTGGCCGCGCTGGGCACCGTGCTCGGCGGCAGCGGCCTCGACCAGGCCCGCACCGTGGTCACCGAGCTCAACACCGCCATCGGCGGCCGGGAGCGGAAGGTGCGCGACCTGCTGCACCGGCTCGACGAGCTGTTGACCGAAGTGGACTCGCATCGCGCCGAGTTCGACACCACGATCGACTCGCTGCACCGGCTCTCCGCCGAGACCGCGGCCAACACCCCGCTGCTGGAGTCCGCGCTGCGCGACCTCGACCCGGCCGTGCAGACCTTGCTGAGCCAGCGCGGGCAATTCGAGCAGCTGCTGAGCAAGGTCACCGAACTCGGGCGCAGCAGCGACGCTGTGGTCCGCGAAGCCGGGCCCGCGTTCACCAGGCAACTCGACCAGTTGCGTCCGGTGCTGGATTCGCTGGCCGGGTTCAACGGCGACGTCGCGGGCACGCTGGACCAGTTGCGGCTGTTCCAGCAGCGCCTCGGCGGAGCGATCCCCGGCGACTACCTGAACCTGGACGGCACCCTCGACGTGGCAGGAACCTTGGTTCCGTTGCTGACGGGGCGGAATCCGCCGTTGCCGCCCGGATCGCCCGCCGCACCGACACCGCCCGGTGATGCCACCGGACTGTTGAGCGGAGGTACCCGATGA
- a CDS encoding MlaD family protein, which produces MNRAVLVQLSMFVVIALVCAGFVFNTVLGPQAVRAPIRVAVRLPDAAGLAPTSQVTYRGVRTGTVGDVRIDRAGAGVTLDLLLDPGSRVPADSTARISMDTPMAVQHLDLQPETDGPPYLSDGGEIRAERTSAPMPLETLLVHTMRLADSIDPHDVQVLSEAASTGLNGTAPQLQRVLDGTRDLTQLAARQEPKITNLIEHGPQALGPAEDLPELAASMRDLADQAGAQEPRIRQLLDTAPGTATEVTKLLAQNQQAGSALLGNLLGTSQVLGAHVPALKETMTALPRGLGDLGSIVHGDVADFYLVAAQGPVCYYGTERRMPTETGPREPQLGWNCPSGPGLQQRGADSAPRPGSATGGTTSAVSPSAPAPEPAPAGAGQRQVLGPRPWSSMFTQGVR; this is translated from the coding sequence ATGAACCGCGCGGTGCTGGTCCAGCTGTCGATGTTCGTGGTGATCGCCTTGGTGTGCGCGGGTTTCGTGTTCAACACCGTCCTCGGTCCGCAGGCCGTGCGCGCGCCGATCCGGGTGGCCGTGCGCCTGCCCGACGCGGCAGGGCTCGCTCCGACCTCGCAGGTGACCTATCGGGGTGTGCGCACCGGAACGGTCGGGGACGTTCGGATCGACCGGGCAGGGGCGGGCGTGACGCTGGATCTGCTGCTGGATCCCGGTAGTCGCGTTCCGGCCGATTCCACCGCGCGGATCAGCATGGACACCCCGATGGCGGTGCAGCACCTCGACCTGCAACCGGAAACCGACGGCCCACCGTACCTTTCGGACGGTGGCGAGATCCGCGCGGAACGCACCAGTGCACCGATGCCGTTGGAGACGCTGCTGGTGCACACCATGCGGCTCGCCGACAGCATCGATCCGCACGACGTGCAAGTCCTCTCCGAAGCTGCCTCCACCGGGCTGAACGGCACTGCTCCGCAGCTGCAGCGCGTCCTGGACGGAACTCGCGATCTCACGCAGCTGGCCGCGCGGCAGGAACCGAAGATCACGAACCTGATCGAGCACGGGCCGCAAGCGCTCGGTCCCGCTGAGGACCTGCCCGAACTCGCCGCGTCCATGCGCGACCTCGCCGATCAAGCGGGCGCGCAGGAGCCGCGGATCCGGCAGCTGCTCGATACCGCGCCCGGCACCGCCACCGAAGTGACGAAGCTGCTGGCGCAGAACCAGCAGGCGGGTTCTGCGCTGCTCGGCAACCTGCTCGGCACTTCGCAAGTCCTCGGTGCACACGTCCCGGCGCTGAAGGAGACGATGACCGCGCTGCCGCGGGGACTCGGCGACTTGGGCAGCATCGTGCACGGCGATGTCGCGGACTTCTACCTCGTGGCCGCACAAGGCCCGGTTTGCTACTACGGCACCGAACGCCGGATGCCGACCGAGACCGGCCCGCGCGAGCCGCAGCTCGGCTGGAACTGCCCGTCCGGGCCGGGACTGCAACAACGCGGCGCCGACAGCGCACCGCGTCCGGGTTCGGCGACGGGCGGGACCACCTCGGCGGTATCGCCTTCCGCACCCGCACCGGAGCCCGCCCCGGCAGGCGCGGGTCAACGGCAAGTTCTGGGGCCACGACCGTGGTCTTCGATGTTCACCCAAGGAGTTCGATGA
- a CDS encoding VirB8/TrbF family protein: protein MLSDRADLDGKRRAADDSEPDEAASGQRPSVPETRADAAEGGAVHVAAADDVTTVDESDPGSEVATAPAASSAAEERSSSAESVAGSSVDSRATEGRFRRLFSALRRPPVLATTLVVLLLAAGLAYTGTQLWQRDAQDSARESAIASARQYALALTSYDHRDLEGNFRTVTDNSSPAFARQYKQVSDGLTQLIQQYQATSRGNVLNQGVVEADEDRAVLVLFVDQSITNTNNPQPRVDRTRMQMTLSRPADRWLIEDVRLV, encoded by the coding sequence ATGCTCAGCGACCGAGCGGACCTCGATGGCAAGCGCCGCGCGGCGGACGATTCCGAGCCGGACGAGGCGGCTTCGGGTCAACGGCCATCGGTGCCGGAGACGCGTGCGGACGCTGCCGAAGGCGGGGCCGTGCACGTCGCGGCGGCGGATGATGTGACCACTGTGGATGAGTCCGATCCCGGATCGGAGGTCGCAACGGCGCCCGCCGCAAGCTCCGCAGCGGAAGAACGGTCGAGCAGCGCGGAAAGCGTAGCGGGGTCCAGTGTGGACTCGCGAGCCACCGAAGGCCGTTTCCGCCGGTTGTTCTCGGCACTGCGCAGACCGCCGGTCTTGGCGACGACGCTGGTCGTCCTGCTGCTGGCCGCCGGGCTCGCCTACACCGGAACGCAACTGTGGCAGCGCGACGCGCAGGACTCGGCGCGGGAGAGCGCGATCGCTTCCGCGCGGCAGTACGCGCTGGCGCTGACCAGCTACGATCACCGCGACCTGGAGGGGAATTTCCGCACCGTCACGGACAATTCGTCGCCGGCCTTCGCGCGCCAGTACAAGCAGGTCAGCGACGGGCTCACCCAGCTCATCCAGCAGTACCAGGCGACATCTCGCGGCAACGTGCTCAACCAGGGCGTGGTCGAGGCGGACGAGGACCGCGCAGTGCTCGTGCTGTTCGTCGACCAGAGCATCACCAACACCAACAACCCGCAGCCGCGGGTGGACCGCACCCGGATGCAGATGACGCTGAGCCGTCCCGCGGACCGCTGGCTGATCGAGGACGTCCGGTTGGTGTGA
- a CDS encoding response regulator transcription factor, giving the protein MDADAVTANTVRVAVVDDHPVVLDGVRLLLRDDPAIRVVGSAPDAAGGLALAEREQPDIVLLDLRLPDALASEVVGRFRKVAAATRILLFTAYREHAALQATLDAGVDGCLLKDAGGTDLVTAVRKAVHGVGIFDPRVGERASSHLKARLYDTGLTRREYDVVRQAAAGLTTPEIAAQLGLTRHTTAGYLRNAMRKLGARNRIQLITKASQSGLL; this is encoded by the coding sequence ATGGATGCCGACGCCGTGACCGCGAACACCGTCCGGGTCGCGGTCGTCGACGATCACCCCGTCGTGCTCGACGGAGTCCGCCTGCTGCTGCGCGACGACCCGGCGATCCGGGTGGTCGGCAGCGCGCCGGACGCCGCGGGCGGGCTCGCGCTCGCCGAACGCGAGCAGCCCGACATCGTGCTGCTGGACTTGCGGCTGCCGGACGCGCTGGCCAGCGAAGTCGTCGGCCGGTTCCGGAAAGTCGCCGCCGCCACCCGGATTCTGCTGTTCACCGCCTACCGCGAGCACGCGGCGCTGCAGGCGACGCTCGACGCGGGCGTCGACGGCTGCCTGCTCAAGGACGCCGGTGGCACCGATCTCGTCACGGCCGTGCGCAAAGCGGTGCACGGTGTCGGGATCTTCGATCCGCGGGTGGGCGAGCGGGCCTCATCGCATCTGAAGGCCCGGCTCTACGACACCGGCCTGACCCGCCGCGAGTACGACGTGGTGCGCCAGGCCGCGGCCGGGCTGACCACCCCGGAGATCGCCGCGCAACTCGGCCTGACCCGGCACACCACCGCCGGTTACCTGCGCAACGCGATGCGCAAACTGGGCGCGCGCAACAGGATCCAGCTCATCACCAAGGCTTCGCAGTCGGGTTTGCTGTGA
- a CDS encoding GAF domain-containing protein, translated as MRWGTKATRANRPDPPAERALRFGELLGSHAQVLDLLDRAAALRGLAKRVREECGVHIGLAGLAESEELLVLRQWDGLWQGDATPGSTLHDLHVPIGLGLGGRVYERLEPVWVDDYRRSDLITHDFDVPISADDVRSMMAVPMMLDGRTQGVLYAAMREPVGFSDRQLDTALEIAGTGALALQTASAAERQRQSAVSAERRRMASELHDSVGAQLFRMGAELRDLRNSVGGEAADLLARLDSLQDQLAETASTFRESVHALDHDEPPAGRLAAALTRDCAEFGKRTGISAQSVEIGPVTECDPQRGSVLLAVAREALLNVEKHSSASSVLISSVALDGGMAVSVADDGDGAGVRDSGGIGLRSAADRVGALGGTLSTVVNEDGGLTVRVWMPTP; from the coding sequence ATGCGGTGGGGAACGAAGGCGACGCGGGCGAACCGTCCGGATCCGCCTGCGGAGCGGGCGCTGCGGTTCGGCGAGCTGCTCGGTTCGCACGCGCAGGTGCTCGACCTGCTGGACCGGGCGGCGGCGCTGCGCGGGCTGGCGAAGCGGGTGCGCGAGGAGTGCGGTGTGCACATCGGACTCGCCGGGCTCGCGGAGTCCGAGGAACTGCTCGTGCTGCGGCAGTGGGACGGGCTGTGGCAGGGCGACGCAACGCCCGGCTCGACCCTGCACGACCTGCACGTGCCGATCGGCCTCGGGCTCGGCGGCCGGGTCTACGAGCGGCTCGAACCGGTCTGGGTCGACGATTACCGGCGCTCCGATCTGATCACGCACGACTTCGACGTCCCCATCTCGGCCGACGACGTCCGCAGCATGATGGCGGTGCCGATGATGCTCGACGGCCGCACGCAGGGCGTGCTGTACGCGGCGATGCGCGAGCCCGTCGGGTTCAGCGACCGGCAGCTGGACACCGCCTTGGAGATCGCGGGAACCGGCGCGCTGGCGCTGCAGACGGCGTCGGCGGCCGAGCGGCAGCGGCAGAGCGCGGTTTCCGCGGAGCGCCGGAGAATGGCATCCGAGCTGCACGACTCGGTAGGTGCCCAGCTGTTCCGGATGGGCGCGGAATTGCGGGATCTGCGCAATTCGGTCGGCGGTGAGGCGGCGGATCTGCTCGCCCGCCTGGATTCGCTGCAGGACCAGCTGGCCGAAACGGCTTCCACGTTCCGCGAATCCGTGCACGCCCTGGACCACGACGAGCCGCCGGCGGGAAGGCTGGCCGCGGCGCTCACCCGCGATTGCGCGGAGTTCGGCAAGCGAACCGGAATCTCGGCGCAATCCGTCGAGATCGGACCGGTAACCGAATGTGACCCGCAACGGGGCAGCGTGCTGCTCGCGGTCGCGCGCGAAGCACTGCTGAACGTGGAAAAGCACTCCAGCGCGTCCTCGGTGCTGATCAGTTCGGTGGCGCTGGACGGCGGCATGGCGGTGTCGGTGGCGGATGACGGCGACGGTGCGGGCGTGCGGGATTCCGGCGGCATCGGCTTGCGTTCGGCCGCCGACCGGGTCGGTGCGCTCGGCGGTACGTTGTCCACTGTGGTCAACGAGGATGGCGGGTTGACGGTGCGGGTATGGATGCCGACGCCGTGA
- a CDS encoding acetate uptake transporter, which produces MATGTEAQETDPRADSSQDAASSIADPGPLGLAAFALTTFVLSVFNAGLLSEDLEPVVLPLALFYGGLAQLLAGMWEFRKANTFGAVAFTSYGAFWLSFAAYVKFVSEGLGPDGDKATALFLLAWGIFTAYMTVAALRVNVSVLAVFVALTLTFLVLAYGDFTGAKTVVHAGGYLGLITAVLAWYGSFAAVANATWKRTLLPVGPLAPQ; this is translated from the coding sequence ATGGCAACCGGGACCGAAGCGCAGGAAACCGATCCGCGCGCGGACAGCTCGCAAGACGCCGCCTCGTCGATCGCCGACCCCGGCCCCCTCGGGCTGGCCGCTTTCGCGCTGACCACGTTCGTGCTCAGCGTGTTCAACGCGGGTCTGCTCAGCGAGGACCTCGAACCGGTGGTGCTGCCGCTGGCCCTGTTCTACGGCGGGCTGGCGCAGCTGCTGGCCGGGATGTGGGAGTTCCGCAAGGCCAACACGTTCGGCGCGGTCGCGTTCACCTCCTACGGCGCGTTCTGGCTCTCGTTCGCGGCCTACGTCAAGTTCGTCTCCGAGGGTCTCGGCCCGGACGGGGACAAGGCCACCGCGCTGTTCCTGCTCGCTTGGGGCATCTTCACCGCGTACATGACCGTCGCCGCGCTGCGGGTGAACGTCTCGGTGCTGGCGGTGTTCGTCGCGCTGACGCTGACGTTCCTGGTGCTGGCCTACGGCGACTTCACCGGTGCGAAGACCGTGGTGCACGCCGGCGGCTACCTCGGGCTGATCACCGCGGTGCTGGCCTGGTACGGCTCGTTCGCGGCCGTGGCCAATGCCACCTGGAAGCGCACCCTGCTCCCGGTCGGCCCGCTCGCGCCCCAGTGA
- a CDS encoding amidase: MRNDELAYASAADLAAAVRDRDLSPVEIVEFFLRRIEHRDGSLNSFVYLADEAVEQARRAERAVLDGDRLGPLHGVPTALKDLLDFHPGWPSTFGGVRALRDKVLDRYCIYAERMRAAGAILLGKTNSPVMGFRGTCDNPLFGPTRNPFDTTRNSGGSSGGSAAAVADGLLPLAEGADGGGSIRIPAAWCGVVGYKPSFGRVPCVTRPNAFGGAHPFLFEGPIARTVADVALAATVLTGYDSRDPFALDQQVDYLQATEISLSGMRVAYAPDFGMYPVEPAVAGVAAAAAALFGQAGATVDEVAPRMPCDQRDLAELWCRMMSGQEVVETFANLGVDVFGEHAEDFPAEFRGYLDASLGRSALDAVHDEQQRTEVYDAIQAVFADHDLLVTPTVACPPVPNAADGNTLGPQRVDGVQVNPLIGWCLTYPLNFSGHPAISVPAGMSESLPVGLQIIGPRYGDRSVLAAAAALERIQPWQPAYAQCRQRPLSV; the protein is encoded by the coding sequence GTGCGCAACGACGAACTGGCTTACGCGTCGGCGGCCGACCTTGCCGCGGCGGTCCGCGATCGCGACCTCTCGCCCGTCGAGATCGTCGAATTCTTCCTGCGGCGCATCGAGCACCGCGACGGCAGCCTCAACAGTTTCGTATACCTCGCCGATGAAGCCGTGGAACAGGCACGACGCGCTGAACGGGCGGTGCTGGACGGAGACCGGCTGGGCCCGCTGCACGGTGTCCCGACCGCGTTGAAGGACCTGCTGGATTTCCACCCCGGCTGGCCGTCGACCTTCGGCGGCGTCCGCGCCCTGCGTGACAAGGTGCTCGATCGTTACTGCATCTATGCCGAGCGGATGCGGGCGGCCGGGGCGATCCTGCTCGGCAAGACCAATTCACCGGTCATGGGGTTCCGCGGGACGTGCGACAACCCGTTGTTCGGTCCCACTCGGAATCCCTTCGACACCACCCGCAATTCCGGTGGCTCTTCAGGAGGATCGGCCGCCGCGGTGGCCGACGGGCTGCTGCCGTTGGCCGAAGGTGCCGACGGCGGTGGATCGATCCGGATTCCGGCTGCCTGGTGCGGAGTCGTCGGCTACAAACCATCGTTCGGCCGGGTCCCGTGCGTGACGCGGCCGAACGCGTTCGGCGGTGCGCACCCGTTCTTGTTCGAGGGGCCGATCGCGCGCACCGTCGCCGATGTCGCCCTCGCCGCCACGGTGCTCACCGGATACGACTCGCGTGACCCGTTCGCCCTCGACCAGCAGGTGGATTATCTGCAGGCGACGGAGATTTCGCTGTCGGGGATGCGCGTGGCGTATGCGCCCGACTTCGGCATGTACCCCGTGGAACCGGCAGTGGCAGGAGTGGCCGCGGCGGCCGCCGCGCTGTTCGGGCAAGCAGGGGCCACTGTGGACGAAGTGGCGCCGCGAATGCCGTGCGATCAGCGGGATCTCGCCGAACTTTGGTGCCGGATGATGTCCGGGCAGGAGGTCGTGGAGACCTTCGCGAACCTCGGGGTCGACGTGTTCGGCGAGCACGCGGAGGACTTCCCCGCGGAATTCCGCGGCTACCTCGACGCCTCGCTCGGGCGCAGCGCGCTCGACGCGGTCCACGACGAGCAGCAGCGCACCGAGGTCTACGACGCGATCCAGGCCGTGTTCGCCGACCACGACCTGCTCGTCACGCCCACCGTGGCTTGCCCGCCGGTGCCGAACGCCGCTGACGGGAACACCCTCGGCCCGCAGCGGGTCGATGGCGTGCAGGTGAATCCGCTCATCGGCTGGTGCTTGACCTACCCGCTGAACTTCTCCGGGCATCCGGCGATCTCGGTACCGGCGGGCATGTCGGAGTCGCTGCCGGTCGGACTGCAGATCATCGGACCGCGCTACGGCGACCGCAGCGTGCTGGCGGCGGCGGCCGCGCTGGAGCGGATCCAGCCGTGGCAGCCCGCCTACGCCCAGTGCCGACAGCGTCCGCTGAGCGTTTGA
- a CDS encoding alpha/beta hydrolase, translating into MPVLTTSDDLRLHYVDEGPRDAPVLLIVPGWSGSARWFEQQISGLSGRFRVVCFDPRGQGESERTDAGQRMERVAKDLHDLITALDLREITLLGWSLGVSTVLSYVDVFGCGVLRRIALVCGGPRLINSGEWELGFVDVPQALDWVALQRKSMEEAADFVLPQFFRDERPAEQLAWLRTEITSMNPAGSAAMCWNVLNQDYTDVLAKVQVPTLVLTGAHDRVIPAGNGPYLAETIGDARLTVFDDSAHCPFIEEPDRFNEELASFMA; encoded by the coding sequence ATGCCCGTTCTGACGACCAGCGACGACCTCCGCCTGCACTACGTCGACGAGGGGCCTCGGGATGCCCCGGTGTTGTTGATCGTCCCCGGCTGGAGCGGTTCGGCGCGCTGGTTCGAGCAGCAGATCAGCGGGCTTTCCGGGCGCTTCAGGGTGGTCTGCTTCGACCCGCGCGGGCAGGGGGAGTCGGAGCGCACCGACGCCGGGCAGCGGATGGAACGGGTCGCGAAGGACCTGCACGACCTGATCACCGCGCTGGACCTGCGCGAGATCACGCTGCTCGGATGGTCGCTCGGCGTTTCGACCGTCCTGTCCTATGTGGACGTGTTCGGCTGCGGCGTGCTGCGCAGGATCGCGCTCGTCTGCGGTGGTCCGCGGCTGATCAACTCGGGGGAGTGGGAGCTCGGCTTCGTCGATGTGCCGCAAGCTCTCGATTGGGTTGCGCTGCAACGCAAAAGCATGGAAGAAGCAGCGGATTTCGTGCTGCCGCAGTTCTTCCGCGACGAGCGTCCTGCCGAGCAGCTCGCGTGGCTGCGCACCGAAATCACGAGCATGAACCCGGCCGGTTCCGCCGCGATGTGCTGGAACGTGCTCAACCAGGACTACACCGACGTGCTGGCCAAGGTGCAGGTGCCGACGCTGGTGCTCACCGGTGCCCACGACCGGGTCATCCCAGCGGGCAACGGCCCGTACCTCGCCGAGACGATCGGCGATGCGCGGCTGACGGTCTTCGACGACAGCGCGCACTGCCCGTTCATCGAGGAACCTGACCGGTTCAACGAAGAACTGGCGTCGTTCATGGCCTGA
- a CDS encoding SLC13 family permease yields MDAQREAETVRIGPVRSRRVRIGAAVVGAIAVFGVVAAFLHNVPDPAGPGELGRDGALTILVFIAAVAGWMSRRSDDTFVALAAAVVLVVCGVMPSEDVFESLGQDQIWLLVAAFVLAAGIERTGLPARSAVALATRARRPRGLFHLITLALVGTALLVPSTSGRAALVLPLYLALAATFASRQRMVRALAVLFPAVVLLSAIASLLGAGAHLITSEILDSTIDAEIGFARWLLWGLPFAAVSSHLAAEIVLLLFTRHCDRSEPLRIDAGTLRRQLDVPERLQRNEVRAAVLLGCVVLLWSTEPVHGLSPALVALVGALVITSPHVGTVGINAALAGIPWSLLLFMAATSGLGTALTESGAAAWVVGELLGRSRPEHVLLGIVVLSVAAHLLVQSRSARSSVLIPVVVPAAAAAGLNPVALAFASTAAAGFCHTLTSSAKPVAMFAGIEQAPTFAPRDLLKLSALLGPALGALVLLFARYVWPVLGLPLT; encoded by the coding sequence ATGGACGCCCAGCGGGAAGCGGAGACGGTTCGCATCGGACCGGTGCGTTCCCGCCGGGTGCGGATCGGTGCCGCTGTTGTCGGGGCTATCGCCGTTTTCGGCGTGGTGGCCGCATTTCTGCACAACGTGCCGGATCCGGCCGGGCCGGGAGAGCTCGGCCGGGACGGGGCGCTCACGATCCTGGTGTTCATCGCAGCCGTAGCCGGCTGGATGAGCCGCCGTTCGGACGACACGTTCGTCGCGCTTGCCGCGGCCGTGGTGCTCGTCGTCTGCGGCGTCATGCCGTCCGAGGACGTTTTCGAGTCGTTGGGGCAGGACCAGATCTGGCTGCTGGTGGCGGCGTTCGTGCTGGCCGCCGGGATCGAGCGGACCGGGCTGCCTGCCCGCTCGGCGGTCGCGCTCGCGACGCGCGCCCGCCGGCCGCGAGGCTTGTTCCACCTGATCACGCTCGCGCTCGTGGGCACCGCGCTGCTGGTGCCCAGCACCAGCGGCCGGGCCGCGCTCGTGCTGCCGCTCTACCTCGCGCTGGCCGCGACGTTCGCGTCCAGGCAGCGGATGGTGCGGGCGCTCGCAGTCCTTTTCCCGGCGGTGGTGCTGCTGTCGGCCATCGCGAGCCTGCTCGGCGCCGGTGCTCACTTGATCACCAGCGAAATCCTGGACAGCACCATCGACGCGGAGATCGGCTTCGCGCGCTGGTTGCTGTGGGGATTGCCGTTCGCGGCGGTCAGTTCGCACCTGGCCGCCGAGATCGTGTTGCTGCTGTTCACCCGCCACTGCGATCGCAGCGAGCCGTTGCGGATCGACGCGGGGACGTTGCGCCGACAGCTCGATGTTCCAGAACGGTTGCAGCGCAACGAAGTCCGCGCGGCGGTGTTGCTCGGCTGCGTGGTGCTGCTGTGGAGCACTGAGCCGGTGCACGGTCTGTCGCCCGCACTGGTCGCGCTGGTCGGGGCGTTGGTGATCACCTCACCCCACGTCGGCACGGTGGGCATCAACGCCGCACTCGCGGGGATTCCCTGGTCGCTGCTGCTGTTCATGGCCGCCACGAGCGGGCTCGGTACGGCATTGACCGAATCGGGCGCGGCGGCGTGGGTGGTGGGCGAGTTGCTCGGCAGGAGCCGTCCGGAGCACGTGCTGCTCGGCATCGTCGTGCTCAGCGTCGCCGCGCACTTGCTGGTGCAATCCCGCTCGGCACGGTCCTCGGTGCTGATTCCCGTGGTCGTGCCCGCGGCAGCGGCCGCGGGGCTGAACCCGGTGGCGCTGGCGTTCGCGTCCACGGCCGCGGCTGGTTTCTGCCACACCCTGACTTCCTCGGCGAAACCGGTCGCGATGTTCGCCGGGATCGAGCAGGCGCCCACCTTCGCGCCGCGCGACCTGCTGAAGCTCTCGGCGCTGCTCGGGCCGGCGCTGGGCGCGCTGGTCCTGCTGTTCGCCCGGTACGTCTGGCCGGTGCTCGGCCTGCCCCTAACCTGA